GGAATCATCGGATAAAAGCTACCCCGGGGATAACAGGCTTATGACGCCCAAGCGTTCACAGCGACGGCGTCGTTTGGCACCTCGATGTCGGCTCGTCGCATCCTGGGGGGGCAGTACCTCCCAAGGGTTGGGCTGTTCGCCCATTAAAGCGGTACGCGAGCTGGGTTCAGAACGTTGTGAAACAGTTCGGTCTCTATCCAGTGTGCGCGCAGGTGAGTTGAGAGGAGTTGCCCCCAGTACGAGAGGACCGGGGTGAGCGGACCGATGGTGTACGAGTTGTCCTGCCAAGGGCACCGCTCGGTAGCTATGTCCGTTCCGGATAACCGCTGAAAGCATCTAAGTGGGAAGCCGACCTCGAGATGAGCTCACCCTCTGGGTAACCAGGTAAGACCGCACGTAGAGAACGTGTTCGATAGGCGGAAGGTGGAAAGGTCGTAAGACCCGTAGCTAATCCGTACTAACGGTCGAGGGCTTGACCTAATTTCCAGCACCCAGCCGGGCCATCGAAACCGCGAGCGCAAATGCTCGTAGGACGTGGGCCGCGGCGGATCGGTGCGATCTCGCAGCGAAACTTCGCTTCGTCTTCCTCATTCACCATCTGCCGTTCTCGCATCAGCCCTCCCTCCGTCGGAGGGCTTTTGTGTGTCTACGGTCAGTACGCCGCGACCCTCGCGTGCCTGCCCCTAGGCGCGCCGCGGTTGACCGGCGGCGCTCACGTTCGATAAACTTGAGGCCTCGGTCCTTCGAGCGGTGGGGTCACACCTGTTCCCATCCCGAACACAGTAGTTAAGCCCACCAGCGCCGAAGATACTCGGGACGTCGGTCCCCGGGAAAATAGGTCAGGGCCGGGATAAAAACGACTTCGACGCGAAAGCGTGCGAGGTCGTTTTCATTTTCCGCCATCCTCTGCGCATGTTCGACGAGCTCCTGGACCGTTGGGACCTCCCGCGTCCGCGTGAACTCACGCGTGCGAGCTGGGGCTTCAGCAACGAGACGTGGTTCGTTCGCAGCGAGGCCGGCGAGCACGTCCTGCGCCTGTACGTCCAAAAGCGCTCCGAGGCGATCCGGTTCGAGCACGAGATCCTGCGCAAGCTCGCCGCCGCCGAGCTGACGTTCAGGGTCCCGAAGCCTCTCGAGACGGACGCTGGAGACACGCTCGCGATCGAGATCGACTCAGCCCGCCAAGCCGCGCTCTACCGCCGGATCGAGGGCGAGCATCTCGACGACGACGACGTGGCTGGAGTCGCCAAGGCCGCGGCTGCATTCGCCTCCCTGGATATGGCGCTCGAGTCGATCGACCGCATCGACATCGCCGCGCCGCCCTTCTCGGGCGACCTTCGCGCCGTCCACCCGGCGATCACCGATCTCGCGCAGATCGAGGTGATCGCGGGCGCGGCTGGAAGGGACTTCGTCGAATCGGCCGCGGAGAACGCGACGGCCATCTATCGCTCGCTACCGATGCAGCTGATCCACGGCGACTTCGCGTTCGGCAACGTGCTCGTCCGGACCGGCCGCGTCCGCGGGGTGCTGGACTTCGAATACGCGGGTCGGAACATACGCGCGCTCGAGCTCGCCGGGATGCTGAGGAACGTCCTCGCGAAAGGCCACCGGGAGCGCTTATGGCAGCCGGTCCTGCATGGCTACCTCAGAACGCTGTCGCTCGATCCCGCCGAGGTCGCGGCGTTGCCGGTGCTCGTGATGTTCCAGTCAGCCATCATCCTGGTCTGGCTCGCGGGCCGCGTGGTCGAGGGTGATAGCCCACCGAAGCTAATCGCTGAGAACCTCGAGCAAGCCCTCTCGATCAGGAGCTGGGTCGTGGCGAACACTGCGCCACTACTCGCGGAAGCGCTGGACGCAAGCGCCTAACTGGTCAGTTACAACGTCACGTCCGGCGCGCGTGGACGCGTACGGCAATGCCCCGCCGACATTCATTGTGTGGGGGAGCTACCGGAGCGCGTGCTCAGGCGCGTCGTGCCGGATCCGGTGCAGGTCCAGGTCATCCTGGGATCGCTGCTCGGTGACGGACGCCTTGAAGGCGGCGAAGGCGATCGGCGTCTCCGC
The sequence above is drawn from the Candidatus Limnocylindria bacterium genome and encodes:
- a CDS encoding phosphotransferase yields the protein MFDELLDRWDLPRPRELTRASWGFSNETWFVRSEAGEHVLRLYVQKRSEAIRFEHEILRKLAAAELTFRVPKPLETDAGDTLAIEIDSARQAALYRRIEGEHLDDDDVAGVAKAAAAFASLDMALESIDRIDIAAPPFSGDLRAVHPAITDLAQIEVIAGAAGRDFVESAAENATAIYRSLPMQLIHGDFAFGNVLVRTGRVRGVLDFEYAGRNIRALELAGMLRNVLAKGHRERLWQPVLHGYLRTLSLDPAEVAALPVLVMFQSAIILVWLAGRVVEGDSPPKLIAENLEQALSIRSWVVANTAPLLAEALDASA